The following DNA comes from Pseudomonadota bacterium.
TCCATGCAGGACTATCCACATGCAGTGCTGAAGCCCGCGAACGTTTTTCGTATAGCAGCGATCGGAGACTCCTTTACCTTCGCCCCCTACATGCAGTTTACAGATACCTTTCCGAAAAAGCTTGCGCAGATGCTCTCCCTTAATCCCGGCAACCGTCAGGTAGAGGTTATAAATTACGGCGTACCGGCCTACTCAACATCGCATGAGATCC
Coding sequences within:
- a CDS encoding SGNH/GDSL hydrolase family protein, with protein sequence MQDYPHAVLKPANVFRIAAIGDSFTFAPYMQFTDTFPKKLAQMLSLNPGNRQVEVINYGVPAYSTSHEI